The following is a genomic window from Alkaliphilus sp. B6464.
TTCATCCTCGTATACGTGAGATTCTATTCTAAAAACATCTTTTAATAAATTTGACTTTATTATATTGCTAGGACTACCCCATTGGCATATTTGCCCTTCGTTTAGGACAAAAATATTATCAGAATATCTAGCAGCTTGATTTAAATCGTGTAGAACCATAACTACTGTTAATTGTAGAGACTTATTTAATTCTTTTATTAATTCAAGTACTTCAAGTTGATATGAAATATCTAAATATGTTGTTGGTTCATCAAGAAGTAATATCTTAGGTTTTTGAGCCAATGCCATAGAAATCCATGCTCTTTGGCGTTCTCCTCCTGATAATGTAGCCACATGTCTCCCCTTTAAATTAGATAACCCAGTTTTTTCCATGGCCCAATTTATTATATTTTTATCCTCCGCCTTTAATCTTTGTCCAAAATTTAGATGAGGGTATCTACCATAAGAAACCAGATTTTCCACTGTAATGTCAGCAGATATGCTTTTAACTTGTGGAAGTATAGCCATATTTCTTGCTATTTTTTTAGTTGGCATATTATAAATATTCTCATCATCTAGGTGAATTGTTCCTTCAGTTATTTTTAAACATCTAGATAATGCTTTTATTAATGTGGATTTTCCTGAACCATTTGGTCCAATAATAGTGACTACTTCTCCATCGGCTACATGAAAATTAATATTTTTCAACACTTCTTTATCACCGTATTTAACTTTAAGATTCAATGCTTCTATTCCCATTATTTTAAACCCTCCTTTTTTCTTAGTAGATAAAGAAAAAATGGTGCTCCTAGGGCAGACATTATTATTCCTACTGGTATTTCAATAGGGGCAAAGAGGATTCTAGACAATGTATCGCAGATCATCACTATAGATGCACCGAAAAATATTGTCCCGGGAAATAAATACTTATAATCGGAACCTATGAATAATCTCGTCATGTGGGGCACTATAAGTCCTACAAAGCCTAATAGACCTACCACACTTACAGCACTACCTGCTAATAATGAGGATATTATTATAAATAAAAACCTTGTTTTTTCCACGCTTACACCTAAACCTGTGGCAACTTCATCACCTAGCATTAATATGTTTAGCTTATCAGGTAATAATAGTAGGAAAAACATACCGACTATAGCATATGGCAAAATAAGATTTACATCCCTCCAAGTTATTGCAGATAAACCTCCCACCATAAATCCTAATACTCCATGTACTCTGTCTGGAAAAAACGTCATAAGTCCGTTTATTCCTGCACTTAGTAATGAAGATACTGCAACTCCAGCTAAAACCAGTCTTGTCGGCAATACTCCCTCTCTCCAAGCCAAACTGTATATAAAAAGAGTAGCTAAAAGTGCTCCTAAAAAAGCACCTATAGGAACTAAGTAATAATATTGCGGAAAGATTATTAATATTATAAGTGCCATCAGTCCTCCACCCGACGACACCCCTATAATATTAGGACTTGCTAGAGGATTTCTCATTATACCTTGAAGAACAGCCCCAGCTAAAGATAAGCAGATGCCTACTAATGCACC
Proteins encoded in this region:
- a CDS encoding ABC transporter ATP-binding protein, whose product is MGIEALNLKVKYGDKEVLKNINFHVADGEVVTIIGPNGSGKSTLIKALSRCLKITEGTIHLDDENIYNMPTKKIARNMAILPQVKSISADITVENLVSYGRYPHLNFGQRLKAEDKNIINWAMEKTGLSNLKGRHVATLSGGERQRAWISMALAQKPKILLLDEPTTYLDISYQLEVLELIKELNKSLQLTVVMVLHDLNQAARYSDNIFVLNEGQICQWGSPSNIIKSNLLKDVFRIESHVYEDEINNCPYFIPYKVL
- a CDS encoding FecCD family ABC transporter permease, which translates into the protein MSVGMEEEKPRKIIVLIIFILLFIASFFISVGNGAVKIAPVEIIKAIFYQKDTVNYQIIWNVRLPRTIVGALVGICLSLAGAVLQGIMRNPLASPNIIGVSSGGGLMALIILIIFPQYYYLVPIGAFLGALLATLFIYSLAWREGVLPTRLVLAGVAVSSLLSAGINGLMTFFPDRVHGVLGFMVGGLSAITWRDVNLILPYAIVGMFFLLLLPDKLNILMLGDEVATGLGVSVEKTRFLFIIISSLLAGSAVSVVGLLGFVGLIVPHMTRLFIGSDYKYLFPGTIFFGASIVMICDTLSRILFAPIEIPVGIIMSALGAPFFLYLLRKKEGLK